Proteins encoded by one window of Lathyrus oleraceus cultivar Zhongwan6 chromosome 1, CAAS_Psat_ZW6_1.0, whole genome shotgun sequence:
- the LOC127098788 gene encoding uncharacterized protein LOC127098788 — protein sequence MLTSYQLLHLYFLLTFFFVCFHSHFTSGKPNDGKVVAFSRYDAIAAEPQPQPETYGNSPLPLAAERTRRKDPLDGFNEYTNGWNISDHHYWASVAYTAVPVFSIVAIWFLGFGFCLLLLIVCYFCRKYEPYGYSPTCYTFSLILLISFTITTMIGCAVLYFGQGSFHRSTTSTLQYVVYQADSTVDKLRNVSDFLAQAKQVGIDRVFLPVDVQTDIDEAETDINASTLLLPQSPSSSAKNLQQNHTSIFLHL from the coding sequence ATGCTTACTAGTTACCAGCTACTTCATCTCTATTTCCTTCTCACATTCTTCTTCGTATGCTTCCACTCACACTTCACTTCAGGGAAACCAAATGATGGAAAAGTTGTAGCATTTTCTCGGTATGATGCAATTGCTGCTGAACCTCAACCTCAACCTGAAACATATGGAAACTCACCACTTCCCTTAGCTGCTGAGAGAACAAGAAGAAAAGATCCTTTAGACGGCTTCAATGAGTACACTAATGGATGGAATATCAGTGACCACCATTATTGGGCTTCAGTGGCATACACAGCAGTTCCTGTATTCAGCATTGTAGCAATATGGTTCTTAGGCTTTGGCTTCTGTTTATTGCTTCTCATTGTTTGTTACTTCTGTCGTAAATACGAGCCTTATGGTTATTCTCCAACATGCTACACATTTTCCCTTATTCTTCTCATATCGTTCACAATTACAACAATGATTGGATGTGCGGTTCTATATTTTGGCCAAGGTAGTTTTCATCGCAGCACGACATCAACGTTGCAGTATGTGGTATATCAAGCTGATTCTACTGTGGATAAACTAAGGAATGTTTCTGATTTCCTTGCTCAAGCTAAGCAGGTTGGTATCGACCGAGTTTTTCTTCCTGTGGATGTTCAAACTGATATCGATGAGGCAGAAACAGATATCAACGCATCAACGCTTCTGCTACCACAATCTCCATCATCGTCTGCAAAAAACCTGCAACAGAACCACACTTCCATCTTTCTTCACCTTTAA